In Arachis stenosperma cultivar V10309 chromosome 1, arast.V10309.gnm1.PFL2, whole genome shotgun sequence, one DNA window encodes the following:
- the LOC130932965 gene encoding protein FAR1-RELATED SEQUENCE 5-like, translating into MSINEDDVKNDSDNDLGVDFDYQPNAEDNAEDDDVDSLDSTSKSEEVCGVKRIADLMVEDIWNLEFRTEDEACQFYNAYSCWHGFVMRKDDVVRDNQGRIISRQLVCNKEGWRNMRYLDMDDRSREARSLTRTKCPARLRVKLDYGCGRWKVSCFVESHNHDLTPPQFAHLVPANRRLTVSDRVQVENLHNFGVKSCHIMGYIAFQKGGYRHAGFTRKDLYNHIDRYRRAKVKNGDANAAINYLIGKSNNDPLFFGKYTFTSDERLEHIFWADGQSIIDYHCFGDIVAFDSTYKKNKYNKPLVIFSGCNHHGQTVIFGSGLLSDETTETYKWLLETFVEAMGGKSPKAVITDGDLAMRDAIKNVLPDATHRLCGWHLQRNACENIKNPNFLRDFKGLIYDNNDQRDFDRRWTAILDKHNLVGSTWMEKTYETREMWSHCFLRDKFFGYIRTTSQCEGINSLIRFYVNRKNTLIDFMHNLDRALKEYRNNELIADFKSQCSEPVMITSLEVYERSASCYFTRNIFKEIRNEIQRAGALNITVLSTTLDKVDFSVTALGDPAKDRRVEVDRGKNLFSCSCKLFESRGIPCSHIFCAMKFENILEFPDSLIYKRWTKNAKNEFISTDMPVNDDIERVLKFRVRALASNCNKLCDIACKDLADFDEVQSELVNLVIRLQSRKQGKSTPNVNVEGINDPFVVRSKGAPSKRSSWRKKRACSNCHKYGHYYKRCPDLMQHSVEGNPCDRSYGNASAKDSGFSPQRFANSSRSFSIKSEHHSGPNTKPFKKGGTRKFTATGMRNRKGKDNTFVEVKESQQDKRHSFKNYDCVNDVVDDKCDTRHVQIDVRDPLTSSLPCGNKQGSYMALFASMHRTL; encoded by the exons ATGTCCATTAACGAGGATGATGTGAAGAATGATTCTGATAATGATTTGGGTGTTGATTTCGATTATCAACCGAATGCAGAAGACAATGCTGAAGACGACGATGTGGATTCGCTGGATTCTACTAGCAAGAGTGAAGAAGTTTGTGGGGTAAAAAGAATAGCAGATCTAATGGTGGAGGATATTTGGAACCTGGAGTTTAGGACAGAGGATGAGGCCTGCCAGTTTTATAACGCTTATTCTTGTTGGCATGGATTTGTAATGAGGAAGGACGACGTGGTTAGGGATAATCAAGGTCGAATTATTAGCAGGCAACTTGTTTGCAACAAAGAGGGCTGGAGAAATATGAGGTATCTTGATATGGATGATAGATCAAGGGAGGCAAGGTCGCTAACGCGAACCAAGTGTCCAGCTCGGCTTAGGGTAAAGCTTGACTACGGCTGCGGTAGATGGAAGGTatcatgttttgttgaatctcaCAACCACGATCTGACGCCACCCCAATTTGCGCATCTGGTACCGGCCAATCGTCGTCTCACTGTGAGTGATAGAGTCCAAGTGGAAAATCTTCATAATTTTGGTGTCAAGAGCTGCCATATTATGGGGTATATTGCATTCCAGAAGGGTGGATATCGTCATGCTGGCTTCACACGGAAAGATTTGTACAACCACATCGATCGCTATCGTCGGGCAAAAGTTAAAAACGGGGATGCCAATGCGGCAATAAACTATTTGATTGGCAAGTCAAACAACGATCCACTGTTCTTTGGAAAGTATACGTTCACTAGTGACGAAAGGCTGGAGCATATTTTTTGGGCAGATGGGCAGTCAATTATCGACTATCACTGCTTTGGAGATATTGTTGCCTTTGATTCAACCTACAAGAAGAATAAATACAACAAGCCTTTGGTCATTTTCTCTGGATGCAATCATCACGGGCAGACTGTTATCTTCGGCTCCGGCCTACTATCCGACGAAACCACAGAGACGTATAAGTGGTTGTTGGAAACCTTTGTTGAAGCGATGGGTGGGAAAAGTCCAAAAGCAGTAATAACTGACGGAGACCTTGCCATGCGAGATGCAATCAAGAATGTTCTACCTGATGCGACCCATCGGTTATGCGGCTGGCATCTGCAGAGAAATGCATGTGAAAATATAAAGAATCCTAATTTCCTACGCGATTTTAAGGGTCTTATATACGACAACAACGACCAGAGAGACTTTGATCGGAGATGGACAGCCATTTTGGATAAGCACAACCTTGTTGGCAGTACCTGGATGGAGAAGACGTACGAAACCCGTGAGATGTGGTCCCATTGTTTCCTCCGGGATAAGTTTTTCGGTTACATAAGGACGACATCACAGTGTGAAGGTATAAATTCTCTCATCAGATTTTATGTTAATCGCAAGAACACCCTCATTGACTTCATGCATAACCTGGATAGGGCCTTAAAGGAGTATAGAAACAATGAATTAATAGCTGACTTTAAGTCTCAGTGCTCAGAGCCTGTGATGATTACCTCATTGGAGGTATATGAAAGATCTGCATCCTGTTATTTCACGCGAAACATTTTCAAGGAAATTCGTAATGAGATTCAGAGGGCAGGGGCTTTGAATATAACGGTACTAAGCACAACCTTGGACAAGGTAGACTTCAGTGTGACTGCTCTGGGAGACCCGGCCAAAGATCGCCGGGTGGAAGTCGATAGAGGTAAGAATCTGTTCTCGTGCTCGTGTAAGCTGTTTGAATCACGTGGTATTCCCTGTAGTCATATCTTCTGTGCCATGAAGTTCGAAAACATACTTGAGTTTCCAGATTCGTTGATATACAAAAGGTGGACAAAGAATGCAAAGAACGAATTTATTAGCACAGATATGCCTGTGAATGATGACATCGAAAGGGTCTTAAAGTTTCGAGTTAGAGCGTTGGCATCGAACTGCAACAAGCTGTGTGATATTGCTTGCAAGGATCTTGCAGACTTTGATGAAGTCCAGTCTGAACTTGTCAATTTAGTTATCCGCCTGCAGTCACGCAAACAAGGCAAGTCAACTCCTAATGTTAACGTGGAAGGCATTAACGATCCATTCGTTGTCAGAAGCAAAGGAGCCCCTTCCAAGAGGTCTTCTTGGAGGAAGAAGAGAGCATGCTCTAATTGCCACAAGTACGGTCATTACTACAAGCGCTGTCCAGATCTGATGCAGCATAGTGTGGAAGGCAACCCTTGCGATCGATCATACGGCAATGCATCAGCCAAGGACTCAGGTTTTAGTCCACAAAGGTTTGCTAATTCTTCAAGGTCGTTCTCAATTAAGTCCGAACACCACTCAGGACCTAATACCAAG CCTTTTAAAAAGGGTGGAACAAGGAAGTTTACGGCGACGGGTATGAGGAACCGGAAGGGTAAAGACAACACTTTTGTTGAg GTGAAGGAGTCACAGCAGGacaagagacattcattcaagAACTATGATTGCGTTAATGATGTCGTTGATGATAAATGTGACACACGACATGTGCAGATCGATGTCCGAGATCCGTTAACATCGTCACTGCCTTGTGGCAACAAACAAGGATCGTACATGGCATTGTTCGCGTCGATGCACAGGACACTTTGA
- the LOC130969311 gene encoding alkaline/neutral invertase A, mitochondrial-like, giving the protein MTTGSYIGISTMKPCCRILGSYKSSSLFGFSPTKFKDSSSIMGIMTKSCHPKSCHRHRYHTCNSDTQIVGYISVINPNRRDFSVSDPNWGLSRSFSTRFCVNIGSIRPRVLSMIPNVASDFRNQSTSVDSHSNDTSFEKIYIQSGLNTKPLVIQKIETDQSELEEVTEETSDGSNINIHSFKDLSDNKVKKELSEIEKEAWKLLHGAVVTYCGNPVGTVAANDPAEKQPLNYDQVFLRDFVPSALAFLLNGEGEIVKNFLLHTLQLQSWEKTVDCYSPGQGLMPASFKVRSVPLDGSNEAFEEILDPDFGESAIGRVAPVDSGLWWIILLRAYGKLTGDYALQERVDVQTGIRLILKLCLTDGFDMFPSLLVTDGSCMIDRRMGIHGHPLEIQALFYSALRCAREILIVNDSTKNLVAAVNNRLSALSFHMREYYWVDMKKINEIYRYKTEEYSTDAVNKFNIYPEQIPAWLVDWISDEGGYFIGNLQPAHMDFRFFTLGNLWTIVSSLGTSKQNQGILNLIEAKWDDLVGQMPLKICYPALEGEEWRIITGSDPKNTPWSYHNGGSWPTLLWQFTLACIKMGRPDLAQKAVDLAEKRISADRWPEYYDTRNGKFIGKQSRLMQTWTIAGFLTSKMLLENPEKASFLFWEEDFELLQNCVCMLNKSGRRKCSRFASRSQILV; this is encoded by the exons ATGACTACTGGTAGCTATATTGGAATCTCTACCATGAAACCTTGTTGTAGAATCCTAGGTAGCTACAAAAGCTCATCGCTTTTTGGATTTTCTCCAACCAAGTTTAAGGATTCATCATCAATCATGGGAATCATGACTAAATCATGTCATCCCAAATCATGTCATCGTCATAGATACCATACCTGTAATAGTGATACTCAGATTGTAGGGTACATAAGTGTGATCAATCCGAATCGGAGAGATTTTAGCGTCTCCGATCCGAATTGGGGTCTTTCTAGGAGTTTTAGCACTAGATTCTGTGTCAATATTGGTAGTATTAGGCCTAGGGTTCTCTCAATGATACCGAATGTAGCTTCGGATTTTAGAAACCAGTCTACGTCGGTTGATTCTCATTCTAATGACACAAGCTTTGAGAAGATTTACATTCAAAGTGGCTTGAATACGAAGCCCTTGGTGATACAAAAAATTGAGACTGATCAGAGTGAATTGGAAGAAGTCACTGAAGAAACAAGTGATGgatcaaatataaatatacatagtTTCAAGGATTTGAGTGACAATAAGGTTAAGAAGGAGTTGTCTGAGATTGAAAAGGAAGCTTGGAAGTTGCTTCATGGTGCTGTTGTCACTTACTGTGGGAATCCGGTTGGGACTGTTGCAGCTAATGATCCTGCTGAAAAACAACCACTGAATTATGATCAAGTCTTTCTCCGTGATTTCGTTCCATCGGCACTTGCCTTTCTGCTCAATGGCGAAGGAGAAATTGTCAAGAATTTTCTACTTCACACATTGCAATTGCAG AGTTGGGAGAAGACTGTCGACTGCTACAGCCCAGGGCAAGGGTTGATGCCAGCAAGCTTCAAAGTTAGAAGTGTGCCTCTTGAtggaagcaatgaagcatttgaGGAAATTCTGGATCCTGATTTTGGCGAATCAGCTATTGGCCGTGTTGCACCTGTTGATTCAg GATTATGGTGGATTATATTGTTGAGAGCTTATGGGAAGCTAACGGGTGATTATGCATTGCAAGAAAGAGTGGATGTACAGACAGGGATAAGATTGATCCTTAAGTTATGTCTAACTGATGGATTTGATATGTTTCCTTCGCTGTTAGTTACTGATGGTTCCTGCATGATTGATAGAAGAATGGGAATTCATGGTCACCCTCTAGAGATCCAG GCATTATTTTATTCAGCTTTGCGCTGCGCTCGTGAGATCTTGATAGTCAATGATTCTACCAAGAATCTAGTGGCGGCCGTTAATAATCGCCTGAGTGCACTCTCCTTCCACATGCGAGAATATTACTGGGTAGATATGAAGAAGATTAACGAAATTTATCGCTACAAGACAGAGGAGTATTCTACCGATGCTGTCAACAAGTTTAACATCTATCCAGAGCAAATTCCTGCATGGTTAGTTGACTGGATATCCGACGAAGGAGGATACTTCATTGGCAACTTGCAGCCTGCTCATATGGACTTTAGGTTTTTCACTCTCGGAAACCTGTGGACTATTGTTTCGTCTCTAGGAACATCGAAACAGAACCAAGGCATTTTGAATTTAATAGAGGCTAAATGGGATGATCTTGTTGGCCAGATGCCTCTTAAGATATGTTATCCCGCACTGGAAGGCGAGGAATGGCGCATCATCACCGGTAGTGACCCCAAGAACAc CCCGTGGTCGTATCACAATGGTGGATCTTGGCCAACACTTCTCTGGCAG TTCACATTGGCATGTATCAAGATGGGAAGGCCTGATTTGGCCCAGAAGGCTGTTGATTTAGCCGAGAAGAGGATTTCTGCGGATAGATGGCCGGAGTATTATGATACTCGAAACGGAAAGTTCATTGGCAAACAATCTCGGCTGATGCAAACGTGGACCATCGCCGGTTTTCTGACCTCAAAGATGCTCCTAGAGAATCCAGAGAAGGCATCCTTCTTGTTCTGGGAGGAGGATTTTGAACTCCTTCAGAACTGTGTCTGTATGCTGAACAAATCTGGTAGAAGGAAGTGTTCCCGCTTTGCCTCAAGATCTCAGATTCTTGTTTAA